Proteins found in one Candidatus Poribacteria bacterium genomic segment:
- the minE gene encoding cell division topological specificity factor MinE has translation MSDFLARIARWFQGQAPSREVARNRLQLILIQDRSGVDPGILDSLREDLVELIERYFHISEEGIEVELQRDEDRAALIANIPIVSLKARHRADIEKAASPAS, from the coding sequence ATGTCCGACTTCCTGGCGCGCATCGCGCGGTGGTTCCAGGGGCAAGCGCCCAGCAGGGAAGTCGCTCGGAATCGACTGCAGCTCATCCTCATCCAGGACCGATCCGGCGTCGATCCGGGAATCCTCGACTCGCTCCGAGAGGACCTGGTCGAGCTCATCGAGCGCTATTTTCACATATCCGAAGAAGGTATCGAGGTCGAGCTCCAGCGAGACGAGGACCGTGCTGCGCTGATCGCCAACATCCCGATCGTCTCCCTGAAGGCGCGTCACCGTGCAGACATCGAGAAGGCAGCGTCGCCAGCCTCGTAG